The following proteins come from a genomic window of Natronosalvus vescus:
- a CDS encoding HpcH/HpaI aldolase/citrate lyase family protein — translation MVRRSVLFTPGDRPEMLRKAPTAGADVIVFDLEDAVSPERTPEARRHVRDVLTDPAFDADADCEVCVRVNAVPEEAHADLEGILGGTEDVRLDAIMSPKVESANDVARLTDHARSHGTSVPVLALVETARGVLAAPDIAGTDGTDALVFGAEDLSADIGATRTDEGLEVLYARERVVIAAAANDVDAIDTVYTDFNDESGLIEETEFAIQLGYEGKMAIHPAQVDPINEAFTPAPAEIEWAEAVFEAKREADADGRGVFEVDGEMIDAPLIAQAERILERAAAADAE, via the coding sequence ATGGTGCGTCGAAGCGTCCTGTTTACCCCTGGTGATCGACCGGAAATGCTGCGCAAGGCTCCGACGGCCGGTGCCGACGTGATCGTGTTCGACCTCGAGGATGCCGTCTCTCCGGAACGGACACCCGAGGCCCGCCGGCACGTTCGCGACGTGCTCACGGATCCAGCGTTCGACGCTGACGCCGACTGCGAGGTCTGTGTACGGGTCAACGCTGTTCCCGAGGAGGCACACGCCGACCTCGAGGGGATTCTCGGGGGGACGGAAGACGTTCGTCTCGACGCGATCATGAGTCCGAAAGTCGAATCCGCAAACGACGTCGCGCGCCTGACCGATCACGCACGGAGTCACGGGACGTCCGTTCCGGTTCTGGCACTTGTCGAAACGGCACGCGGTGTCCTCGCCGCGCCCGACATTGCTGGTACGGACGGTACAGATGCCCTCGTCTTTGGCGCTGAGGATCTATCGGCGGATATCGGTGCCACCCGAACCGACGAGGGACTCGAGGTGCTGTACGCTCGCGAACGCGTCGTGATCGCCGCAGCGGCGAACGACGTCGACGCTATCGACACCGTCTACACCGACTTTAACGACGAGTCGGGGCTGATCGAGGAGACCGAGTTTGCAATCCAGCTCGGCTACGAGGGCAAGATGGCTATCCACCCGGCACAGGTCGACCCGATCAACGAGGCGTTCACGCCCGCCCCCGCCGAAATCGAGTGGGCCGAGGCCGTCTTCGAGGCCAAACGCGAGGCCGACGCCGACGGCCGAGGCGTCTTCGAGGTCGACGGCGAGATGATCGATGCGCCGTTGATCGCGCAGGCTGAACGAATCCTCGAGCGGGCGGCAGCCGCAGATGCCGAATAA
- the gdhB gene encoding glutamate dehydrogenase GdhB, whose amino-acid sequence MESAEPTTEAESATEAESAVDTARAQLERAAAHLDVDDGIINRLRHPSGVYEVSIPLKRDDGTTEILTGYRSQHNDVRGPYKGGIRYHPEVSKDECVALSMWMTWKCAVMDIPFGGAKGGVVVDPKDLSEDEEERLTRRLSQELRPVIGPMKDIPAPDMGTNPQMMAWFMDAYSMQEGETHPGIVTGKPPAVGGSHGREEAPGRSVGIIAEKAIDHYGWDITDTTVAVQGFGSVGAYAARYLDDQGASVVAVSDVDGAIYDPDGLDTNDVEDHDARPGMVSGYDAPEKLTNAELLELDVDVLIPGAIGNVLTGDNANNVQADMIVEGANGPTTSQADTIFERRDIPVIPDFLANAGGVTVSYFEWLQNTNRRAWSLERVHEELEAEMLRAWEAVKAEHEARDVTWRDAAYIVALHRVAESHEARGLWP is encoded by the coding sequence ATGGAATCCGCTGAACCCACCACCGAAGCAGAATCAGCGACCGAGGCAGAGTCTGCCGTCGACACCGCTCGCGCCCAACTCGAGCGCGCCGCGGCACATCTCGATGTTGACGACGGCATCATCAACCGCCTCCGCCACCCAAGCGGCGTCTACGAGGTTTCGATCCCCCTCAAGCGCGACGACGGCACGACGGAGATTCTCACCGGCTACCGATCCCAGCACAACGACGTTCGCGGGCCGTACAAGGGCGGGATCCGCTATCACCCAGAAGTTTCGAAAGATGAGTGCGTCGCGCTCTCGATGTGGATGACCTGGAAGTGTGCGGTCATGGATATCCCCTTCGGCGGTGCCAAGGGTGGCGTCGTCGTCGACCCGAAGGATCTGAGTGAAGACGAGGAAGAACGGCTGACGCGTCGCCTCTCTCAGGAGCTCCGTCCCGTCATTGGCCCGATGAAGGACATCCCGGCACCGGACATGGGAACGAACCCGCAGATGATGGCGTGGTTCATGGACGCCTACTCGATGCAAGAGGGCGAAACCCACCCCGGTATCGTTACCGGAAAACCGCCTGCCGTCGGTGGCAGCCACGGTCGCGAGGAAGCGCCCGGTCGAAGCGTCGGCATCATCGCCGAGAAAGCGATCGACCACTACGGCTGGGACATCACGGACACGACCGTCGCCGTGCAAGGGTTCGGCAGCGTCGGCGCGTACGCCGCCCGCTATCTCGACGATCAGGGGGCGAGCGTCGTCGCCGTCAGCGACGTCGATGGCGCGATCTACGATCCCGACGGGCTCGACACGAACGACGTCGAAGATCACGATGCCCGCCCGGGTATGGTTTCGGGCTATGATGCCCCTGAAAAGCTCACGAACGCCGAACTGCTCGAACTCGACGTCGACGTCCTCATCCCGGGTGCGATCGGGAACGTCCTGACGGGTGACAACGCCAACAACGTGCAGGCGGATATGATCGTCGAAGGGGCGAACGGTCCAACGACGTCACAGGCGGACACCATCTTCGAGCGACGCGACATTCCGGTGATCCCCGACTTCCTCGCCAACGCCGGCGGGGTCACGGTCTCCTACTTCGAGTGGCTGCAGAACACGAACCGCCGCGCCTGGTCGCTCGAGCGCGTCCACGAGGAACTCGAGGCCGAAATGCTCCGGGCGTGGGAGGCCGTCAAAGCCGAACACGAGGCTCGAGACGTCACCTGGCGGGATGCGGCCTATATCGTCGCCCTCCACCGCGTAGCCGAATCCCACGAAGCGCGTGGGCTCTGGCCCTGA